GCAGCATTTGCTCCACCAAAAGCAAAATGATTTGAGAGTGCAATATCAATTTGTTGCTTGCGCCCCTCATTGGCAACATAGTCAAGATCACAGGCCGGATCAGGCTCATAAAGATTGATGGTGGGTAATAAAAAGTCATTCTGGAGACATAATGTAGTTGCAATAATTTCCATTGCCCCTGCGGCACCAATGGCATGTCCTGTCATTGCTTTTTGAGCGGTGATAGGGATCTCATAAGCTCGTTGACCAAACACGGCTTTAATGGTTTCTGTTTCGGTGACATCATTCAACTGAGTTCCTGTACCATGGGCATTGATGTATTGGACATCGCTGATAGCAAGCTTTGCATCATCGAGCGCTGAATGAATTGCACGAACTTGTCCTTGGCTGTTAGGGGCTGTAACGTGATAGGCATCACAACTGGCACCAAAACCGATAATTTCTGCGTAAATTTTTGCACCACGCGCTTTGGCATGTTGCATGTCTTCGAGAATTAAAATCCCCGCGCCATCGGCCATGACCAAACCATCACGATTTTTATCGAAAGGCCGACTCGCTAATTGAGGATTTTCATTTTGGGTCGACATAACGCGCAGCTTACACCAGGCTGCCATTATCGTTTCCCAGAGAAGTGACTCTGTACCACCGCATACAGCTAAGGGTAATTGGCCATGAGCAATTTGCTGATAAGCATAGCCTATTGCCTCTGCAGAAGAGACACAGGCATTGGAAATGGTTGAGTTAGGTCCTCCAAGTCCAAAAGCAATTGCGACATGATTGGCAACGGAATTAGGCATGCCACGGATGACGCTAAGCGGAGGTATTTTTTTCCAGCTTTGAGTAAAAAATGTATTGTAAGCTTCTTCAAGTTCCGGTGTGCCACCGAGACTGGTGCCAATAAACGTACCTGCCTTACTGAGCTCTTCAGCAGTAAGTCCCGCTCTCTCTATAGCATGATGCGTACAATATAGCGCAAATTGTGCTACACGAGGAAAACGTTTTGATTTATCAAAATCTGGCAAGTGAGCCAGGGATAGATTAGTGATTTCTCCACCAATCTGTGTAGGATATGGCGAAGGATCGTAAGCCTGAATGCGTTTAATGCCGCATTCACCTTTCGTCGACGCCTGCCAGAAAGTCTCAAGACTACTACCAATGGACGATACAATTTCCATCCCAGTGATGACCACTCTTTTTTTCATTCCATCCCCTCTGGCGCGTTCCCGTCGCGATAAAAAGCAAATACTAAAGCCTTTAGAAAATCTGTCAAGTTCAATTCTATTTGTTTATGTATCCATCTTGTTTTTACCGCAGATTAACATCTCATCTTTGGAAAGAAGATAATTATAAAGTTGTACCATTAATTCGCGCGTATGGTCATTTTCACCATTGGTAGCACTGTTAAATAGTGTACTGATAATGACTTTGTTACAGGGAACATAAATATAAATTGCTCGATAACCTAGTGTTTGCCCTTCATAAAACCAATAGCGCCCTATTTTTGCATCATAATTTTGAGCTATGCCAAGGCCAAAACCTTGTGGATCCTTCTCTGTCGTTGTCGTTATAGGTAAACCCGTCTTAAGAGAAACTAATTGTTGCATTTTCTGCTGTTGATCTTTAGTTAAAAGTTTATTTTCAATGAATAAATGTTCTACCCAATGAATAACATCTTCGCTATTGGCAACAAGGGCACCAGCAGCCCCTGCCCAACTTAAGTTATTCTCAGTGACATCTTGTCCTAATAACTCAGGATTGTCGTAAATATTATAGCCATAGCCTCTTACCAGGCGTGACAATACTTCGGGTGGATATTCAGGTACAGGATAATAAGTATTCTTGAGCTGAAGAGGATTGATAATTTTATCAATAAGGAGTGCTTTAAATGGTGTTTTGTAGGCTTTAGTCAGTATTTTATCCATTAAAACATACCCTGTATTGCTATAAAAATAGCCAGGTTTGCGTGGGGGATTAAAGTCTTTTGAGTAAATTAAATTG
The nucleotide sequence above comes from Legionella hackeliae. Encoded proteins:
- a CDS encoding serine hydrolase domain-containing protein; translation: MPNYSEAPKINYLFSKNLRQYWSQDDLINLIYSKDFNPPRKPGYFYSNTGYVLMDKILTKAYKTPFKALLIDKIINPLQLKNTYYPVPEYPPEVLSRLVRGYGYNIYDNPELLGQDVTENNLSWAGAAGALVANSEDVIHWVEHLFIENKLLTKDQQQKMQQLVSLKTGLPITTTTEKDPQGFGLGIAQNYDAKIGRYWFYEGQTLGYRAIYIYVPCNKVIISTLFNSATNGENDHTRELMVQLYNYLLSKDEMLICGKNKMDT
- a CDS encoding beta-ketoacyl-[acyl-carrier-protein] synthase family protein; its protein translation is MKKRVVITGMEIVSSIGSSLETFWQASTKGECGIKRIQAYDPSPYPTQIGGEITNLSLAHLPDFDKSKRFPRVAQFALYCTHHAIERAGLTAEELSKAGTFIGTSLGGTPELEEAYNTFFTQSWKKIPPLSVIRGMPNSVANHVAIAFGLGGPNSTISNACVSSAEAIGYAYQQIAHGQLPLAVCGGTESLLWETIMAAWCKLRVMSTQNENPQLASRPFDKNRDGLVMADGAGILILEDMQHAKARGAKIYAEIIGFGASCDAYHVTAPNSQGQVRAIHSALDDAKLAISDVQYINAHGTGTQLNDVTETETIKAVFGQRAYEIPITAQKAMTGHAIGAAGAMEIIATTLCLQNDFLLPTINLYEPDPACDLDYVANEGRKQQIDIALSNHFAFGGANAALLLRRV